The following proteins are co-located in the Pseudobacteriovorax antillogorgiicola genome:
- a CDS encoding penicillin-insensitive murein endopeptidase — MKLKLLGMILLILNVSCGSSESDSTDDQYYSFIQLPSAGLGYYTMTTSDKLYGDPSLIMGLQQAGQRWHSSGNARSFGRMGINDISYFDGSPVPGHSSHRTGKDVDMRPVRGDGQERAVTVDSAAYSSRLNATLIRRYLDPNLGVRIILFNDPEIFGSRQNTTSCPFPYRSGLQLNYVKCWVGHHNHLHVSVR; from the coding sequence ATGAAGCTTAAACTATTAGGCATGATTCTTTTGATACTCAATGTTTCCTGCGGCTCGTCAGAGAGCGATTCCACAGATGATCAGTATTATTCCTTTATCCAACTTCCGAGTGCTGGTTTGGGTTACTACACGATGACCACATCTGACAAGCTCTACGGCGATCCGAGCCTTATCATGGGTCTTCAACAAGCGGGCCAGAGATGGCACTCCTCTGGTAATGCCAGATCTTTCGGTCGCATGGGAATCAACGATATCTCTTACTTCGACGGATCCCCTGTTCCAGGTCATTCATCACATCGAACCGGTAAAGATGTGGATATGCGCCCTGTGCGGGGTGATGGTCAAGAGCGTGCTGTTACAGTAGATTCAGCAGCATATTCTTCAAGACTTAATGCAACTTTAATTCGTCGATATCTTGATCCAAACTTGGGAGTTCGTATCATTCTGTTCAACGATCCTGAGATCTTTGGCAGTCGACAGAACACTACATCGTGCCCATTTCCTTACCGCTCTGGCCTACAGCTTAACTATGTCAAGTGCTGGGTTGGGCATCACAACCATTTGCATGTCTCTGTGCGCTAA